Proteins from a genomic interval of Falco rusticolus isolate bFalRus1 chromosome 7, bFalRus1.pri, whole genome shotgun sequence:
- the LOC119150636 gene encoding C2 calcium-dependent domain-containing protein 4C-like gives MAPGFCRQPALLQLLISTGEPRNDITGKWSCVLGWLPLRWLRSAAPPGGPPARLGMWLLEKLGTSRGRGALPSASSLGPPPGQDLPDKGRLGAAAFPNVLTPDRIPKFCIPPRLTGSASHQERSSEDVNLSVPSYCPSSSSPHLIQVESAEEIPVLEEESTNSDPRSQAALSLPHFPRAPTSYGFCTLLESPHTRRKESIFHGDPRGSLPSLMLSRSRANTFGGKGPMSRPIAISFASVRLPPQHPALRRQGACDSDTASSSDSSPFSSPLLSRSPPRPCSLVKAQSQEGFLYRALKAKSKSSMARNNSLSTEESSSTDNSPSAIRRASEGLLATRSFSMSCSPIFPLDLIRSRERLVGESTVVMDKGGKLRLSAEYCSENERLRVRLISAEGLYDDSVEPKNINCCITFSLVPGKTQKQRSTVIKRSRNPIFNEDFFFDGIAEEELYSLSVRMKAMNKGCNMKRDYTLGERDLSLMSMLSV, from the coding sequence GTGGCTTCGTTCCGCGGCTCCCCCCGGCGGCCCTCCTGCCCGGCTCGGGATGTGGCTCCTGGAAAAGCTCGGAACATCGCGCGGACGCGGAGCCCTCCCGAGCGCCTCCTCCCTGGGGCCGCCGCCCGGCCAGGACCTGCCCGACAAAGGCcgcctgggggctgctgcttttcccaatGTGCTCACCCCGGACAGAATCCCCAAATTCTGCATCCCCCCGCGGCTGACCGGCTCTGCCTCCCACCAGGAGCGCAGTTCAGAGGACGTGAATCTCAGTGTTCCCAGCTACTGCCCCAGCTCTTCTTCGCCACATCTCATTCAGGTGGAAAGTGCTGAAGAGATCCcggtgctggaggaggagagcacAAACTCGGACCCCCGGTCCCAAGCAGCGCTCTCCCTGCCTCACTTTCCCAGAGCCCCCACTTCCTACGGCTTCTGCACCTTGCTGGAGAGCCCCCACACCAGGAGAAAGGAGTCCATCTTCCACGGTGACCCACGAGgttccctgcccagcctgatGCTGTCTCGATCCAGAGCCAACACGTTCGGTGGCAAAGGGCCAATGTCCCGTCCCATTGCTATCAGCTTTGCTTCCGTGAggctgcccccccagcaccccgctcTGCGCAGGCAAGGTGCCTGCGACAGCGATACCGCCTCCTCCAGCGACTCCTCTCCCTTCAGTTCTCCGCTTCTCAGCAGGTCACCTCCCAGACCCTGCTCCCTGGTCAAAGCACAAAGTCAGGAGGGATTTCTCTACCGGGCGCTGAAGGCCAAGAGCAAATCCAGCATGGCCAGGAACAACTCCCTCTCCACGGAGGAGAGCAGCTCCACTGATAACAGCCCCAGTGCCATCAGGCGGGCCTCGGAGGGGCTGCTTGCCACACGCAGCTTTAGCATGTCCTGTTCGCCCATCTTCCCCTTGGACCTCATCCGCAGCCGGGAGAGGCTGGTGGGAGAGAGCACTGTGGTAATGGACAAGGGAGGCAAGCTGAGGCTATCGGCCGAATACTGCTCGGAGAACGAAAGGCTGCGCGTCCGCCTGATCAGTGCAGAGGGTTTATACGATGACTCTGTAGAGCCCAAAAACATAAACTGCTGTATCACCTTCTCCCTGGTGccagggaaaacacagaaacagagaagcacTGTTATAAAGAGGAGCAGAAATCCCATCTTCAATGAGGACTTCTTTTTTGATGGCATTGCAGAAGAAGAGCTCTACAGCCTTTCTGTAAGGATGAAAGCAATGAATAAAGGGTGCAATATGAAACGGGACTACACCTTAGGAGAACGGGATTTGTCTTTAATGAGTATGTTGTCAGTGTAA